The Triticum aestivum cultivar Chinese Spring chromosome 6D, IWGSC CS RefSeq v2.1, whole genome shotgun sequence genomic sequence ttggtgatattaattattgtagaatatgcaaatgtttgtatattcatatgaacaatgcattaggcaaaacctttactttttcgaaattttctatttgaacatttttttatgaatgagaggaaaaaggaaaataagaagaggaagaaaggagaagaagaggagaggaagaagaggagaaataaataagaagaggaaaaaagaagaaaaagaagaggagaagaagaaaggaatagaagagaagaagaaaaaatagaaaaattctattctattttttcttcttctctcctctattcctttcttcttctcctcttttttttcttctttttattcttcgatcttctcctctattccttttcttcttctcctctttttgtttcttcttcgttttcttatgttttatcgggtctgtcgtcgtcgatatacccctctcccgataacttcaacacgaggggggtcgatataccccctccccgataatattattttcccatgtacgttcattgtcattgtcgatataaccccctcccgataacttcaacatgtggggggggtcgatataccccctccccgataacattattttcccatgtatgtatgtcatcgttgtcgatatatataactccctcccagataacttcgacatgatggacggtcgatatttatacccccctctcgaccgtgataacttataccacgggagcaccccccggccctctcgctcgaccaaaactctcgatcaCACTCAAACCggagaaaaaaacgatgtcggtctcctaccccctcccgccacgctcctacccttgaagcgttgctgaggccaccccaaacccggaataaacTAGGTCTACATTTGCActaaccacctgctgtcatgtttgtgtaataattgccatgttgtaatatttgaagaaacaatggagcacggacgagacgagcaagcagaagaggtgttgggggacataatattagctggaggtgatatcttgtcgtatcttaacgacaatgatggtctggaagaacagggtgaagaagcaggctacggtgatcgaagagtggtggaggaaagacatgattatgatgtctccggtgacccaatgctggtgcaagaaggagcccgtggtgacggctccggtgaccgaacagagtccggccaggtaaatatattagttaagcctgtgctgactagctaattgatgcattcattgttttggtatgtacacatattaattaacactcgtctttcttcttttttctagccctccggatcgagcacaactgcggtaaagagacgaggcccgaagagaaagttgcgctcggatgaaaggtttgagatcacagcaatcgcgcgcgacggccaaccgattgaacccatccggacaaaggatgcatttgctgctcagtgcggggttctagttagggacaagatcccgatcagcatccaccaatggtataagcctaagaaggaagaccctgaggtgtcttatgtcaatgatatgcagaaagatgatctttggactgagctgaaggcaaatttcaccctaccgccagaggaggatccggagaagccagttaaagagcaattaatcaagtctcatgctcttaagaagatggcagacctattcaggaggtggaagaatgagctgaaaacgtttgtcgacaaagaagagacaccagaattcatcggccggtatgagaagatcagatatcactggcccgcatttgtggcccacaagacatcggaaaagagtaagaagatgtcagcgacaaaccaaaagaatgttgcgaagaagaagcttcaccatcgcacggggtcaggtggctacctcaaagcccggcctaagtgggccaaggctgagaatgatctgcttgaaaaagggatcgaaccacagacaatgaactggacagaccgttgccagacttggttcttcggggctggcggaaccttggaccctatatcagggaggtgcgtttggacgaacgagcttttgagaataccagtcaagaagattcagcaatatatctatgcagcacaggaagggacgttcgttccagacagcgagaacgacgagctcacaatggccctcgggaatcctgagcaccctggacggacacgaggcacgccaggcaccgttccgtggaaggctggttttccggacgcaggcagttacaaaagccaggagaggaggaaaaaaatggagcagacccaaattcagaagctgcacgaaagggttcaagcgctagaggaacaagacagcaatcgacatgccgaaactacccccgaagctaccccgccatctcagcggagaagcagcgtggcttccaccgagctgcttcagctggagcatgtcttgacggctcctgctagctaccccgtggatgctatcacggagtctcaacattgccaccttatggcgcaatggcagaacttcaaagtcaaggcggctgttagctctgttttacctcctgaacccggcgcaacctaccattgccggccgattccagaaggatatgctagggtgatggtggatgaaataacggagggatttgaggacctccagcttgaccaccctaccggtgaaggggagactcggctgggtttagctctgaagactccgtgcctatggcggaaggagctcatcaaccttccgaactggacggctccggcgagtaagggcagtccgcctcctcctccgcctcctcctccggcgagtgatcagggcactcagcctccttctccggcgcgtggcggcactccgcctcctcctccgcctcctcctccggcgagtgatcagggcactcagcctccttctccgcctgcgccggcacgccagagcagccagcctcctccttctccgcctcgtcagcaagggcggaagagacccgccaccgctgcggctgctccggcgcgtcgtagtccttctcctccgcctcataagcaaggaaagaagacagccgcagccgctccgtctgctctgccggcgtctagcagtacagctgccagaggcgagAGGCAATACAGAtccggtccttctctgaagactccagagaagttaccatacgagaggaccgaggaggaaaccaggaagatcgtgcgagccgaagtgacaaacttctttgaaggggtgaaagaaaagaaacatccacctccggaggagaaggtagatccggtgaaagcaaatcgcactctggctgccctgacaaaaccaccaaagtctccgccgagaggcaactatgagcacattcttgcaaagacatatgcaaaagcggagcggtcgggaagtactgtcagtgatcaaaggttaaaagaatgacgagctgggaaaaaaattgcccagctcggcgaacaagcgaaccaatcgtaccccccgctcaaggtgtcaaaagacatcgtcgctaacgatccgaggatggtgcccggttatagcaatcttggagattacctgcccgacgatgtacattatgaaatcatgaaggtggacgaacacaaataccattacggcaagcctctcgtcaaagatgaaagatctctaacaacgatgatgcgaagattacatgattggtacatgaaaacctgcaaagagtctgatgggatgagtactttgacgctgagagttaaaccggagcatgacctcgttggaattgatctgctgaatgttccatttgaggatttcttccagttttacaatcaaaaggccctcgataaaacaacgatcacttgctactgtctgtaagtagtactacttctgtcattaagtctctctagataggtcagctctttcattgcatgtatttataattatcctcactatattatgcagattgaagatcgccgaattgaagaaaagacaaatcggtgatattgggttcattaacacaaatctcatagatgcatatacggttgaaaaacatcccaaagaagccgaggccaacttgctacaatcgttggtattaaatcaaaacaaagatataatactatttccttacaacttcaagtgagtgttactgtcttgtgcatattcggtttcccttattagtccaggttatggtaatgtaattgatgacttatgcatgcatgcgcagcttccactatattctcctagagattaagcttgagcagggagtagtaaccgtcttagactcgagacgaaaagatccccaggactatgcgaacatgactcaaatgctcgagaagtaagttaaatcgatcattatccaccatatcagcaactttgttcatttcctgatatcaagtaattgttttctttgtctggcagggtttggagaaaattcaccacaaaagctccggcactgccgaagaagctgcaatttaaacacccgaaagtaagtactatagtagcatttagcatgcttgcttatcagtttgattgacttctatttcttgtaaagtggttgtggcaggaacccaggaataattactgtggatactacgtttgcgagtccatccgctacacgacctgtgagcggggctactctgaagaacaatatgaagtgcgtaagcaataatattcacaattttattttattaccatcatttgtgttgagtttcatttattcatatatatatgtattgacccccttcttcaaattagatgtttgggaagcgggatgaactcctagcaccagatcgtatgcgaggaattcaagaggaattggcggcattcttccttgaccacgtgatcgctgaaaacggagaatactatgtggaccctgtgttcttacaatttaattaagagattgtattgtaagagataattattgtatatctGTAGCcgatagtgtcggatagatatacgagaacttgttgttcgaccaatctctcggagaaggagaggtggtcgatatcacttctctctgtatgcatatgttcatgacgatcttctgtttccttcatttgattactagctagtgtgtctagtcctctccatacgtatatagtacgtagcgtcgaccaagcacggagataagagaggacacttctctctattaattagctagctaacacaatatatgaaacacctaaattaacccccaacccccccccccttcaaaaaaaacaaaaaccccagcccctgaaatgctgacgcgtggatgcctattggtcccggttggtgacaccaaccgggacaaaaggccctgcctattggtcccggttggtggcaccaaccaggaccaaaggcccccctgcctgggctggcagcagcggccacgtggagtaccttctgtcccggttcgtgtaagaaccgggactaaagggttagggctttagtaacgaccctttagtcccggttcacaaaccgggacaaaaggcccttacaaaccggggtaaaagccccttttcctactagtggtaACATCCTTGGAAatagcatggtaagattttttactattatgtcaccagtgcatcttttgcatacattattcttaTGCTAAATTGCATTGCTAATGTTATTATTATGTTCTTCAACAAAAACTTCTGAAGGaatgtgtgcctcatatgatgtatatgAAAGGTGACATGGATATTATTAGCTTACGACGAAGTCTGCCTATGGTTCACCGCAGTGCATACTAAATTCCTCAAAGAGATGAAGAATTCACAATCAAAAGATGGAGAAAAGTTATGAATCATCGCTGGGAACTACTTGGAGGCAACATGGTGCGCAGCCCACAAATTGGGGACAGGCGGATCTCTATTCTCTATAATGGAGATTCAGGGGCTAtactgttttatgctattttaccttagagagagTAGCAGGTCCTAACTATTACTCATCATGTGCTACGAACAATTAGCTAGTGTTGGTTATAACTATGATGATGAGAGGGAGTTGTTATTATGCTGACCATGATGAGTTATGTGCTATAATGATGAGTTGTTATTTGAAtatgatgacgatgaggaagacttgttattatgatgatgataataatgagttgttattatgatgatgatgatgatgatgatgatgatgagttgttattatgatcattatgagttattatatcattgggtgaaagaaaaATGGATTGGATTCAAGTGGATCGATCTAAAGtgaccaagtttggattagtagaTTCTACTAATCCGCATTTCTTCACCCAccgatataataactcatcatgatcataatgATATAACAATCTCTTAATTGTTGCTGTATCAAAACTTGTATACTGATGTATAAATATAGTATAAAACAAAAGAAATGAAATACGAACAAATAGTAGTAGCGGGGGTCAAGGCACATGTTGCTAGtacttagtagtagcacgggtgtAACCCCACGCTACATATAACTGACTTAGCAGTAGCGGGGCTCAGGCCAACACTACTCTACAAGTTAGTTGTAGCGTCACAGCAGTAGCGCGAGCCTGCGCTACTGCTAGGAAGAAactccgcgctactgctaggcaaaaatcccgcgctactgctagggttttttccctagtagtgaggtcTCAAGAGAATGTACGCAACATAAAAAAAAATTCCAAATCACTAACCTTTATTTGGAGCACCGACCTCGCCACCTTAGGTGTGAAAAATTTCGAATCGAAAATTTCAAACTTATTTACAACTTTTGCTTATTATATATTTCACATGCATCCATTATTTTAGTTCACATTGCATGTAAAAATGTTTACTAGAAAGTTACAAGCTTGTAGTTCATGCATCTCCTGCTCCGACCTCGGGCATCGACGAATCTGGCGTCCACTCCAGCGCTGCCACATTAAAAGCTAGGCGAGCGGTCCACTTCCCCGTGCTGGGTGGAAGCCTCGACTCCAATGATGACAAGTCAATTGTTGGGCGCCGGCAGCCTTCTTCAGGTGCCTGCGTAGTCAAGAGCATCCTCTCCAACGTCGGAGCGCTCACGAGCAGCAGCAGCACCAAGTCGAAGCAGTATCCCTGCCCCGAGAAGCCGCTGAACTCCACCTCACGCAGGTACTTCAACGAGACCACACCATGTTTCCAACACCTGGAGAGGCCGCCGGTGTTGTAGCCCTTCTCACTTTGACCATCCTTCGGTGGTGATACATTCAATTCAAAACAGAAATACGGTCAGCGACCTTGAAAATCTGAGTCATTGTTCACAGACAACAATATATGTACGGTGAGAAATGAAACATTACAAGCTCACCAGGTGAACGTCTAGGTGGAGATAGCGGAGATTGCTGCATCGCTGTAGGAGACCGGTCGCAATTGCTCGGAAGTGGCTGCCTTTTTTTGAATAAAATCTTACCGTCAGATTTGTGATGCCGGGGAATTGGGGCATCGCTGTTATTTCATCCTCTAGCTCTTTTTCGGTTTGCCCCTGTATAAAGAATAATCGGATGGTAATGTAAAATTCCATGTAAATGAAAGACAAAGCTAAATGTTCCTCCATACCAAAAAATAAAATCACAAATTGTAGTATTATTTCCACATGGAGCTGGTATGTACATGAGATTACCTACCTCTGGACCTGGTATGTACATGGGGTGACGAACGCTGGGGCTACACTCTTGCAGTAGTTTTCGGTGTCTGGCAATAGCCGAGCTGTATGGAGGAATTCGGTGTCTGCAGTGCCGGTGCTCGGACGGTGAGGCTGGTGTGCTCGTCTTCGTCGTCGTACTCCATGAAGTGGAACCCGAGGCGGAGCGCCGAGAGCCGTGGGGCGTCGACAACCAATCGTCTCACGGAGAGGTCATCCAGATCCAAGATCTCCAGCGTGCTGCCATTGAGCTGAAGCTCCTCCAGCCCGGACAGGTTATGGAGTGTTAGCTTTCGCAGCCTCGGGCAGCACAAGGAGGACGATAGCAGGCTGCCGAGACGGTCGTCGTCGCCGTCGATGAATTTTATGGTGCGGAGAGTGAGGTCGGTTAGCGCGTGAAACTCTACCGTCGGCGGGAGCAGAAGGAAGCCATAGTACAACTCCAGTGACATCCTTGTCGCCCTCGTGGAGCGAGGCAGCTGCAGCCTGGGCTTTGGCTTTTTCTCGACCGCTCGTCCCGTCAGATTGATCGTCGACGGTGCGCGCACGTGGAATTTCATGGAACCAACCACGATCTGCTTGGCATGGCGGAGCCACACGTCTGCTTGCGAATCGCCGGGCCAGAGCCAGCTGCTCAAATCGAGCGTGTCGATGTAGGCGTCGCTATTGGCTCGTCGCGCGAGGACGTTGTGTATAAATTCGTTGTACCGCATGTGGCCATCctccttctcctttttcttcttcttcttgttcttcttactACTCTTCTTCGTGGTACTGCCGCCACCTTGCCCGACGCAGAAGTGGAGGACGGGGGCGCGCGTCGAGATGTCGCGCCACCGCCTCGAGAGCGCGGACGTGCGTGCGACGTCGCGTGCTTCGGGCATGAAGCACAGGACGTGGAGGAGGAGGTCATCATCCAGGCCGCTGATTAGGTCTGCGGCGTcgcgcgacgacgacggcggcatcGTCTGCTTTTCGCCCTGCATTGTCGATCGGTTCAATCCATCGACGGTCCTTTTCCGTGGTGTACGTGCGATACGTGACGTCCTGACGTATATGTGGCAGTTGAACGAAAACCAAGCTCTTGTAAAACTTGGAATCCCTTCTTCGGTAAAACTGAGTTGTAAATAAATCAGGACTCGAGTCCTAGCGCGTCAAGCACTcgtatataaataaataaataagggaaACTAGGAAATATGTCGGTGCATTGCAATGGAAATAAAAAAATATCTTTGCATCTAGAAAACACAATATGTAAAATTAAATAACGAAAAGCTAGGTACTAATATGTCCTAAAGATATTTTAAAAATCAGACTATGAAAATTTAGCACAACAAAATTCAATTATCCATTTTGTTACTTTGAACAAAAGTCGATTACATAACTTCGATATCCCAACACTGATTTCTAAGGCATGTTACGCATCTTGTACTCCCATATATGCATGTAAATaatactatattttattgtatgtttGTGGTTTTTAAGGGAATTCTtttatgtttgttccaaaaaacgtGTGGATTTGTTGTGCTgccttttaattttattttttcttatgggGTGCAACGTCTTCTCCCCGTTTAAAGCGACTTAATTGTTGGCCTATCTAACAAATTTCAGCATAATAACATTTATTAGGGAGCCAATTACGTGAAGAAAATTCCATTTAATGGAAAGAAATGTGGCCAGTTATGTCATGAAAATTCTATTTGATGGAAAGAAATGCGGCCAATTATGTCATGAAAATTCCATTTCATAGAAAGAAATACGGTGTTTATGTGGTCCTTTATTGGGTTTCCCGAAATCCCACTTAATTGTCAAATAATGCCCACAATCCATATAATTGGAGTCAATTTCCTGCACGTCCTTCCTTACCTCGGGTCTGTCACTTTTGTTGGCATCTTCATGTCCACATTTAGCGGGAATTTTTTTCGTTGACACGTGCATTCCCTTTTTTTGAGGTAGTTTCCATTTTCTAGGCAACTCGTAATTAGGTAACGACCAGGTTTTGCACATCGAACAAATGATAGGTGAGTTGATTGTTCTGTTGTGGTCGGTAGTGGAGGTATCAAGTTCGAGTCCTCTGTGCGTATATGTTTTTCCTTCTAATTGAAAGAAGCGAAACAGGCCCACCTTGGCCCACGCTAGGGACTGGCCGGCCCATGTAGGGAGTAGAAATTCTGGGGCGAGCTTTTTTCTGGATTGCGGGTTGGCTCTTAAAAAAGTgaaaggtttttctgaaaaaacgACGACGGACCAAGAATACCTATTTATTTTATTAGTAGGTAGAGAGTATAGATATAGATTATTTAAAACCGGTCAACCGGTAGAAACTCGACCAGTCACGTTCAAAGCTGGCAACGGGCCCACACACCACCACCTATGTCTTCCTTATCTAGTCACACGAAGCACTCCTAGCCCTTCATTCCACCGCTACGTCTTTCCTTATTTCCTCATGCGTTCTCTTCCCCTGCGGCGGCATCCCAAATAATTTTATCGTCGGTGACGACCGTTTGCTGGTCCCCTACCAACCTACCTGCCGTCCATCCCGCGTCAACCTCCCCACAAATGGGCGCTACTTTGGGAGGCATCCACCACTGCGAGCGGGAAGGGCGGAGGTCATGGTGCTGGAGACCGGCTAGGGGATTCACTTCAACCGGAGAGGATGGTGGTGGGCGGCGACTGCGATGGCCACCATGAATTTTTTGCTGCATCAATTTTTTTGTTGCTGCAACCTTCTTTCGATTTTGCTGCAAATTAAAAGAATGGTGGTGCCGTCGCTGCCATGATTTGTTGCTACATCAAATTATTgctggaatcaacatttgacttggtTGCAGTAGGAGCAGATGGTGGTGGGTGTCgactcagggtggacacggtccgggccggtccggtccgGTCCCTTACCGAGCCGTCGGtggtccggaccggaccgagcaCCGTCGCAGTCCTGttttcagggaccggaccggcaATGACGAAGCCCGAGCCGGACTGAGCGGACTGGCCGGTGGCCACCATAGAGCATGCAGCCGGAGCATGGCGACATAGGGAGGGTGCTGGAGGGAGCGCGGCTCGTCATGGAGGTCATCAGCGACGAATTGGGCACGACGGCTGGTGGACAGAGATGAAAGGGACGATGGCCAATGCGGTGATGTAGGACCTCTCACGTCGGCGGAGACGACGGATCCGAGTGGGGCGCGTCCAATGGACATGGTTACCAGGGCAGAGAGTCTAGTGGCCGCGCGGATGACGGCCCCGCGGCAGTGAACGTAGACAAACAGTTTCTTGCTTGCGCCCCCGCCATGCCTGGCCGCCACGCCCCCGCCACACCCTCGCCACTCCCCTGGCAAGCCATCGGCACGGCCCTGCCACGCccttgttagaattaatgggctaggcccatagcaatttctgaaatcttaaagcccatgtgtaaaatggcaagtggtggtgctaagtttagtcccaccccggaagttgaagaagaattggacctctttatatagtgggttctctccaccactctaagtggtgtgtgaagaagagaaagggaaaaccacacgcgcgcgctcgctcgcctggcctggccgaggcgaggcgaggcgaggcgtacatgcgacatgcgcgtgaatggtccgccgaaatccggtccgtctccttgcaggagcgcagcttccttttgccgttttatttttatgtcttggca encodes the following:
- the LOC123140918 gene encoding uncharacterized protein; its protein translation is MQGEKQTMPPSSSRDAADLISGLDDDLLLHVLCFMPEARDVARTSALSRRWRDISTRAPVLHFCVGQGGGSTTKKSSKKNKKKKKKEKEDGHMRYNEFIHNVLARRANSDAYIDTLDLSSWLWPGDSQADVWLRHAKQIVVGSMKFHVRAPSTINLTGRAVEKKPKPRLQLPRSTRATRMSLELYYGFLLLPPTVEFHALTDLTLRTIKFIDGDDDRLGSLLSSSLCCPRLRKLTLHNLSGLEELQLNGSTLEILDLDDLSVRRLVVDAPRLSALRLGFHFMEYDDEDEHTSLTVRAPALQTPNSSIQLGYCQTPKTTARV